The following are encoded together in the Coffea arabica cultivar ET-39 chromosome 1c, Coffea Arabica ET-39 HiFi, whole genome shotgun sequence genome:
- the LOC113732155 gene encoding UDP-glycosyltransferase 74G1-like gives MMINSSKVHVLVLPYPGQGHINPMLQFCKRLVAKGVKTTFVNSVFISKSIPADPKSAINFETISDGHDEGGYAAAESPEAYLEKLAAFGSKALADLIRKLEDKGEPVQAVIYDSFLTWALDVAKQFGLVTAAFFTQTCAVNSIYYNVYHGLLPVPLSDSPISLPGLPLLQPKETPSFVYLPDSYPAFLHMLVNQFSNVDQADWVILNNFHKLEEDAVNWIAKLWRVITVGPTVPSIYLDKRLEDDIGYGINLFKPDSSLCINWLNSQPKDSVVYVSFGSWTEIDVEQVEEIASALKESGFKFLWVVRAFEKEKLPSKFAEETSEKGLVVTWSPQLEVLAHESVACFVTHCGFNSVLEALSLGVPVVAAPQWTDQPTNAKFLADIWGVGVKADADEKGIVRRETLVSCIREIMEGEKGKQIKENAIEWKALAKEAIDDGGSSDKNIDEFVAGLAGQKAKN, from the exons ATGATGATCAATTCCAGCAAAGTTCATGTTTTAGTTCTGCCATATCCTGGCCAAGGCCACATAAACCCCATGCTCCAATTCTGTAAACGTTTGGTGGCAAAAGGCGTCAAAACCACCTTTGTCAACAGTGTCTTCATCTCCAAGTCTATCCCCGCCGATCCCAAGAGCGCAATTAACTTCGAGACCATTTCAGATGGCCATGATGAAGGTGGCTATGCAGCAGCCGAAAGCCCCGAGGCCTATCTTGAAAAACTGGCCGCCTTCGGCTCAAAGGCGTTGGCTGATCTTATCAGGAAGCTTGAGGACAAGGGCGAACCAGTTCAGGCCGTGATTTATGATTCGTTCTTGACATGGGCTCTTGATGTAGCTAAGCAATTTGGACTTGTTACAGCTGCCTTTTTCACTCAAACTTGTGCTGTAAACAGCATCTACTACAATGTTTATCATGGACTTCTACCGGTCCCTCTTTCAGACTCACCTATTTCCCTTCCTGGATTGCCACTGCTCCAACCAAAGGAAACTCCGTCCTTTGTTTACCTTCCCGATTCGTATCCTGCTTTTCTTCACATGCTTGTCAATCAGTTCTCCAACGTTGATCAAGCAGATTGGGTCATCCTCAACAATTTCCACAAATTGGAGGAAGAT GCGGTGAATTGGATTGCGAAACTTTGGCGAGTGATTACAGTCGGTCCAACAGTTCCATCCATTTACTTGGATAAACGCCTTGAGGATGATATCGGTTATGGAATAAATCTCTTCAAGCCGGACTCCAGCTTGTGCATCAACTGGCTAAATAGTCAACCTAAGGACTCGGTTGTTTATGTATCATTTGGTAGCTGGACAGAAATTGACGTAGAACAAGTGGAGGAAATAGCTTCAGCTTTGAAGGAAAGCGGATTCAAATTCTTGTGGGTCGTGAGAGCATTTGAGAAGGAAAAGCTTCCAAGCAAATTTGCTGAGGAGACATCCGAGAAAGGCTTGGTGGTGACATGGAGTCCACAGCTTGAGGTATTGGCACATGAATCCGTCGCTTGTTTTGTCACTCATTGCGGGTTCAATTCAGTGCTGGAGGCGTTGAGTTTAGGGGTGCCGGTGGTGGCAGCGCCGCAGTGGACAGACCAGCCCACCAATGCTAAGTTTCTCGCGGACATTTGGGGGGTTGGTGTAAAGGCTGATGCGGATGAGAAAGGAATTGTGAGAAGGGAAACGTTAGTTTCCTGTATAAGGGAGATTATGGAGGGCGAAAAGGGAAAGCAGATTAAAGAGAATGCCATTGAATGGAAGGCTTTAGCTAAAGAAGCTATTGATGACGGTGGAAGTTCTGATAAGAACATTGATGAATTTGTTGCTGGATTAGCAGGCCAGAAAGCCAAGAACTAG
- the LOC113732174 gene encoding formin-like protein 1, translating into MPPLSLLLLLLLLLSLFSSCSTFPLSSHIIATTAPATHNRRILHQPFFPQGSLPPSQPPNPSPPAPATPKYPFSSTSNSPNNTPFFPSFPSPPPPPSPASYASFPANISSLILPQSSKSKPASSKLIAAAIAAVVAAAIVVSLAVFLHLRRKRNRRASSEAKTHRSDNSTRFHYPNATYSANGSVPKLQRPSQTSSEFLYLGTLVNSHGAIGNTSPQQNARSSTADSGTANSRKLDSPELRPLPPLSGQQNASRNHKNAEVGSAGDEEDEEFYSPRGSLGGRDSSIATGSASRRAFAAVEVENFGRSSSASYSSSSSASGSPVRSVSLSISPPVSVSPKASRPKSPELVALQTAPPPRAPSPPPAPPISFFNAPFVDQRLSASTSPSPSPPSSSSPERVYSRSRETSPRISNVSDQNLESPMIICSPAQQAAPVSIPSPPSTVSAPPPPPPPPPTVSIPPPPVVSIPPPPPPPPPIKHWESPATPSAAAIRILTEPPAIITPLRPLSMQNPTVISPMQLPSNLEAVEKTEETIETQGRPVTENVVKDEETNEETPKPKLKPLHWDKVRASSDREMVWDQLKSSSFKLDEEMIETLFVVKTPTQVPKETTRRPILPSPSQENRVLDPKKSQNIAILLRALNVTVDEVCEALIEGNADNLGTELLESLLKMAPTKEEERKLKEYKDDSPFKLGPAEKFLRAVLDVPFAFKRVDAMLYISSFDSEIEYLKRSFDTLEAACEELRNSRMFLKLLEAVLKTGNRMNVGTNRGDAHAFKLDTLLKLVDVKGADGKTTLLHFVVQEIIRSEGARLSSANQNHSTSVNDDVKCRKLGLQVVSGLSSELANVKKAAAMDSEVLNSDVLKLSKGIGNIAEVVRSIEAEGSEGGSSQKFSESMSGFMKMAEEEIIRIQAQESVALTLVKEITEYFHGNSAKEEAHPFRIFMVVRDFLSILDRVCKEVGTINERTTVSSAHKFPIPVNPNLQPISSAFPGRQRYSSSDDECSSP; encoded by the exons ATGCCTCCCTtatccctcctcctcctcctcctcctcctcctctctctcttctcctccTGCTCAACTTTTCCATTGTCCTCACATATTATTGCCACCACCGCACCTGCCACCCACAACCGCCGCATCCTTCACCAACCCTTTTTCCCGCAAGGCTCGCTCCCACCGTCACAGCCTCCTAACCCTTCACCCCCCGCCCCCGCTACCCCCAAATACCCATTCTCTTCCACTTCCAATTCCCCCAACAACACCCCATTCTTCCCATCCTTCCCCTCCCCTCCTCCGCCCCCTTCTCCAGCCTCCTACGCCTCCTTCCCTGCTAACATCTCCTCCCTCATCCTCCCTCAGTCTTCCAAGTCCAAACCTGCCTCCTCCAAGCTCATCGCCGCCGCCATCGCAGCCGTGGTCGCTGCCGCCATTGTTGTCTCCCTCGCCGTCTTTCTGCACCTCCGCCGGAAAAGAAACCGCCGAGCTTCTAGCGAAGCTAAGACCCATAGATCCGACAACAGCACTCGATTCCACTACCCCAATGCCACTTATTCCGCCAACGGAAGCGTCCCCAAGCTCCAGAGGCCATCACAGACGAGCTCCGAGTTCCTCTATCTGGGTACCTTGGTAAATTCGCATGGGGCCATTGGTAATACTAGTCCGCAGCAAAATGCGCGCAGCAGTACTGCTGACAGTGGTACTGCCAATTCCAGAAAGTTGGACTCGCCGGAGCTACGGCCATTGCCGCCGCTTAGTGGCCAGCAGAATGCAAGCCGAAACCACAAAAATGCCGAAGTGGGGTCCGCTGGGGACGAAGAAGATGAAGAGTTTTACTCTCCTAGAGGGTCTTTAGGGGGCAGGGACAGCTCGATCGCCACTGGATCGGCGTCCAGGAGGGCCTTTGCTGCTGTAGAAGTGGAGAATTTTGGTCGGTCGAGCTCCGCTTCGTACTCTTCTTCTAGTTCTGCCTCGGGCTCGCCGGTGAGGTCCGTTTCCCTCAGCATTTCGCCTCCGGTGAGTGTGAGTCCGAAAGCCTCGAGGCCCAAGTCGCCAGAGTTGGTTGCTCTTCAGACTGCGCCTCCCCCGCGGGCGCCATCACCTCCGCCAGCACCCCCGATATCGTTTTTCAATGCCCCTTTTGTTGACCAAAGACTATCGGCATCGACATCGCCGTCTCCGTCGCCTCCTAGTTCATCATCGCCCGAAAGAGTTTATAGTCGAAGCAGGGAGACTTCCCCTAGAATCTCAAACGTATCCGATCAGAATTTGGAGTCTCCAATGATTATTTGCAGTCCTGCTCAGCAAGCTGCGCCTGTTTCCATTCCATCACCGCCTTCAACTGTTTCAGCCCCACCACCTCCTCCGCCGCCGCCTCCCACTGTTTCAATCCCACCGCCTCCGGTTGTTTCAATTCCACCACCTCCGCCGCCTCCACCGCCAATTAAACACTGGGAAAGTCCCGCAACACCTTCGGCGGCAGCCATTAGGATATTAACCGAACCACCAGCTATAATAACACCTCTAAGGCCTTTATCTATGCAGAACCCAACAGTAATTTCACCTATGCAACTGCCATCAAATTTGGAGGCTGTTGAAAAGACTGAGGAGACCATCGAAACCCAGGGGCGTCCTGTTACTGAGAATGTTGTGAAAGATGAGGAAACAAATGAAGAGACCCCtaaaccaaaattgaagccATTGCATTGGGATAAAGTCAGAGCAAGTTCTGATCGCGAAATGGTGTGGGATCAACTGAAGTCCAGCTCATTCAA GTTGGACGAAGAGATGATTGAGACATTGTTTGTTGTGAAAACTCCAACTCAAGTTCCCAAGGAAACAACTCGAAGGCCAATCCTTCCCTCACCAAGCCAAGAAAATAGAGTGCTTGATCCCAAGAAGTCGCAGAATATTGCCATTTTACTGAGGGCCCTCAATGTGACGGTAGATGAAGTTTGTGAAGCTCTCATTGAAG GCAATGCGGATAATCTTGGAACTGAACTCCTTGAGAGTTTATTGAAGATGGCTCCAACAAAAGAAGAGGAACGTAAGCTGAAAGAGTATAAAGATGATTCTCCATTTAAGCTTGGGCCAGCTGAAAAATTTTTGAGGGCAGTGCTGGATGTTCCTTTTGCATTTAAAAGAGTGGATGCAATGCTCTACATCTCAAGCTTTGACTCTGAGATTGAGTACCTAAAAAGGTCATTTGACACTTTAGAG GCAGCATGTGAAGAACTGAGGAATAGCAGGATGTTTTTGAAACTTTTAGAAGCTGTGCTGAAGACAGGAAACCGTATGAATGTTGGGACTAATCGTGGTGATGCACATGCATTCAAACTTGATACGCTCCTGAAGCTTGTCGATGTGAAGGGAGCTGATGGTAAAACAACTCTCTTGCATTTTGTTGTTCAGGAGATAATAAGAAGTGAAGGTGCTCGTCTTTCTAGTGCAAACCAAAATCACAGTACCAGTGTCAATGATGATGTGAAGTGCCGGAAGCTCGGGCTTCAGGTTGTTTCGGGCCTTAGTTCAGAACTCGCAAATGTCAAGAAAGCTGCTGCTATGGATTCTGAAGTGCTCAATAGTGATGTCTTGAAGCTGTCGAAAGGAATTGGAAATATTGCTGAGGTTGTACGATCAATTGAAGCAGAAGGGTCAGAGGGGGGCAGCAGCCAGAAATTTTCTGAATCAATGAGTGGTTTCATGAAGATGGCCGAGGAGGAGATTATAAGGATTCAAGCCCAAGAAAGTGTTGCACTGACGCTGGTGAAGGAGATCACAGAATACTTTCACGGAAACTCAGCGAAGGAAGAGGCTCATCCTTTCAGAATATTCATGGTTGTGAGAGACTTTCTATCAATTCTTGATCGGGTATGCAAGGAAGTCGGAACGATAAATGAGCGAACAACAGTTAGTTCCGCTCACAAATTTCCTATTCCAGTGAATCCTAATCTGCAGCCAATTTCCAGTGCTTTTCCCGGAAGGCAGCGGTATAGTTCTTCAGATGATGAGTGCTCTTCACCTTAG
- the LOC113732147 gene encoding UDP-glycosyltransferase 74G1 yields MTMASSKVHVLALPLPVQGHINPLLQFCKRLEAKGVKVTFANTVSLSKSMHADPKRSINFETISDGYDDGGYAAAESFEAYVEKFATVGSKTLADLITKLEDDGEPVQAVIYDPHLTWALDVAKRFGLVTAAFFTQTCAVNSIYYHVYHGLLPVPLSDSPISLPGLPLLQPKETPSFIYLPDSYPDFRHILVNQFSNVDQADWVILSNFHKLEEDAVNWMARLWRVKTVGPTVPSMYLDKRLEDDTGYGINLFKPDSSLCINWLDNQPKDSVVYVAFGSWIGIEAEQVEEIASALMEIGFRFLWVVRALEKEKLPSNFVDETSERGLVVTWSPQLEVLAHESVACFVTHCGLNSVMEALSLGVPVVAAPQLADQPTNAKFIEDVWGVGVRAAADEKGIVRRETLVSCIREIMEGERGKQIKENGIKWKTLAKEAIDEGGSSDRNIDEFVAELISGAGQPDA; encoded by the exons ATGACGATGGCATCAAGCAAAGTTCATGTTCTAGCTCTGCCACTTCCTGTCCAGGGCCACATAAACCCCCTGCTCCAATTCTGTAAGCGTTTGGAGGCAAAGGGTGTCAAAGTCACCTTTGCCAACACTGTCTCCCTGTCCAAGTCTATGCACGCCGATCCTAAGAGGTCAATTAACTTTGAAACCATTTCAGATGGCTACGACGACGGTGGCTATGCAGCAGCTGAAAGCTTCGAGGCCTACGTGGAAAAATTTGCCACCGTCGGCTCGAAAACCTTGGCTGATCTTATCACGAAACTAGAAGACGATGGCGAACCAGTTCAGGCCGTGATTTATGATCCACACTTGACATGGGCTCTTGATGTAGCTAAGCGGTTTGGACTTGTTACGGCTGCTTTTTTCACTCAAACTTGTGCTGTAAACAGCATCTACTACCATGTTTATCATGGGCTTCTACCGGTCCCTCTTTCAGACTCACCTATTTCCCTTCCTGGATTGCCGCTGCTCCAACCAAAGGAAACTCCGTCCTTTATCTACCTTCCCGATTCGTATCCTGATTTTCGTCACATACTTGTCAATCAGTTCTCCAACGTTGATCAAGCAGATTGGGTCATCCTCAGCAATTTCCACAAATTGGAGGAAGAT GCGGTGAATTGGATGGCGAGACTTTGGCGAGTGAAGACAGTGGGTCCAACAGTTCCATCCATGTACTTGGATAAACGCCTTGAGGATGATACAGGTTATGGGATCAATCTCTTCAAGCCAGACTCCAGCTTGTGCATCAACTGGCTAGACAATCAACCGAAGGACTCGGTTGTTTATGTGGCATTCGGTAGCTGGATAGGGATCGAAGCAGAACAAGTCGAGGAAATAGCTTCCGCTTTGATGGAGATCGGATTCAGATTCTTATGGGTGGTGAGGGCGCTTGAGAAGGAAAAGCTACCAAGCAACTTCGTTGATGAGACGTCGGAGAGAGGGTTGGTGGTGACATGGAGTCCACAGCTTGAGGTATTAGCACATGAATCCGTCGCATGTTTCGTTACCCACTGTGGGCTCAATTCGGTGATGGAGGCATTGAGTTTAGGAGTGCCGGTGGTGGCAGCGCCGCAGTTAGCGGACCAGCCCACCAATGCTAAGTTTATTGAGGACGTTTGGGGTGTTGGTGTGAGGGCTGCTGCTGATGAGAAAGGCATTGTGAGAAGGGAAACGTTAGTTTCCTGTATAAGGGAGATTATGGAGGGAGAAAGGGGAAAGCAGATCAAAGAGAATGGCATCAAATGGAAGACTTTAGCTAAGGAAGCTATTGATGAGGGTGGGAGTTCTGATAGGAATATTGATGAATTTGTAGCCGAATTAATTAGCGGTGCCGGACAACCAGATGCTTGA
- the LOC113732165 gene encoding acyl-coenzyme A thioesterase 2, chloroplastic-like: MDLSSSPSLTIPIVSTLTSPFEGSPKENDPKSLTRKPLSLWPGMYHSPVTNALWETRSKIFERLLDPPLDAPPQSELLTRTPSYSRTAILYNFSTDYILREQYRDPWNEVRIGKLLEDLDALAGTISVKHCTDDDSMTRPLLLVTASVDKMVLKKPISVDIDLKMAGAVIWVGRSSIEIQLEVTQPTDGKSDAAESVALTANFIFVARDYKTRKAALVNRLSPETEKEKMLYEAAEARNQLRKRKRVVDRKEIQNGEFGRLEALLGEGRIFCDMPALADRDSILLRDTRLENSLICQPQQRNIHGRIFGGFLMHRAFELAFSTAYAFAGVMPCFLEVDHVDFLRPVDVGDFLRFKSCVLYTELQNTDQPLINIEVVAHVTRPELRSSEVSNRFYFTFTVHPEAKAMNDRVRIRKVVPATEEEARRILEHMDADSFNLVYKS; encoded by the exons atGGATCTCAGCTCCTCTCCATCCCTTACCATTCCTATAGTATCCACCCTTACTTCCCCTTTTGAAGGTTCGCCCAAGGAGAATGATCCAAAATCTCTAACCAGAAAACCTCTGAGTTTGTGGCCGGGAATGTACCATTCACCGGTCACAAATGCTCTGTGGGAAACGAGGTCTAAAATATTTGAGAGACTTCTTGACCCTCCACTTGATGCACCTCCACAAAGTGAATTGCTTACTAGGACTCCATCTTACAGCAGGACTGCTATTCTTTACAACTTTTCCACTGATTACATATTGAGGGAGCAGTATAGAGATCCATGGAATGAGGTCAGGATAGGGAAATTGCTAGAAGATCTTGATGCTCTTGCTGGCACCATCTCAGTCAAG CATTGTACAGATGATGACAGCATGACTAGACCGCTTTTGCTTGTGACTGCTTCTGTTGATAAAATGGTGCTGAAGAAGCCAATTAGTGTTGACATTGATCTGAAAATGGCTGGTGCTGTTATTTGGGTTGGCCGCTCCTCTATAGAGATTCAACTTGAAGTGACTCAGCCTACAGATG GAAAATCTGATGCTGCAGAATCTGTAGCTCTGACAGCCAACTTCATTTTTGTTGCTCGTGACTATAAGACACGGAAAGCCGCTCTAGTGAACCGACTATCTCCAgaaactgaaaaagaaaaaatgctttATGAAGCAGCAGAAGCAAGAAATCAACTTCGGAAAAGGAAGAGGGTGGTAGACAGAAAGGAGATTCAGAATGGTGAATTTGGTAGACTTGAAGCACTCTTGGGTGAAGGACGGATATTTTGCGACATGCCAGCATTGGCAGATCGTGACAGCATTCTTCTCAGGGATACTCGCCTTGAGAACTCTTTAATTTGTCAGCCACAGcaaaggaacattcatggtcgGATCTTTGGGGGATTCCTAATGCACAGAGCTTTTGAATTAGCATTCTCAACAGCTTATGCATTTGCTGGTGTGATGCCTTGCTTTCTGGAAGTTGATCATGTTGATTTTCTTAGACCA GTGGATGTTGGAGATTTTCTGCGTTTCAAATCTTGTGTATTGTACACAGAGCTTCAGAACACAGATCAGCCTTTGATCAACATTGAAGTTGTAGCTCATGTTACAAGGCCGGAGCTGAGGTCTAGTGAG GTGTCAAACAGGTTCTACTTCACTTTCACTGTTCATCCGGAGGCTAAGGCCATGAATGACAGGGTTAGGATCAGGAAGGTGGTTCCAGCCACGGAGGAAGAGGCCCGCAGAATCTTGGAGCACATGGATGCCGATTCATTTAATCTAGTCTACAAATCTTAA
- the LOC113732137 gene encoding probably inactive leucine-rich repeat receptor-like protein kinase At5g48380, whose product MSLHRRALTALAAVLAWFFANASFSNGNPRDVECLRAVKQTLEDPLNSLSTWNFDNATEGFICKFTGIECWHPDENKVLNVRLSSMGLKGQFPRDLENCSALTGLDLSSNNISGIIPSDISSIIKFVTTLDLSSNHLSGQIPEGLANCSFLNSLKLDNNQLTGHIPLEIGLLDRLKTFSVKNNQLTGPVPAFINASVNADSYASNQGLCGGPLPACQGPSKKPRTGIIVGAAVGGVTIAALGVGFGMFFFMRRLPGKKKEDDPEGNKWAKSIKGAKGTKLSMFEKSVSKMRLSDLMKATSNFSKNNIIGSGRTGTMYKALLEDGTSLMVKRLQDTQHSEKEFVSEMATLGNIKHRNLVPLLGFCMAKKERLLVYKLMPNGSLHDKLHFPHDADKKMDWPLRLKIAVRAAKGFAWLHHNCNPRIIHRNISSKCILLDVDFEPKISDFGLARLMNPIDTHLSTFVNGEFGDLGYVAPEYTRTLVATPKGDVFSFGVVLLELVTGELPTSVAKAPESFKGNLVEWISNLSINSKLHDAIDQSLVAKGYDGELFQFLKVACSCVLPAPKERPTMFEVYQLLRAIGQRYNFTTEDDILVLSENGDADQLQELIVAREGIEMQ is encoded by the exons ATGTCACTTCATAGACGAGCTCTTACTGCTCTTGCTGCTGTCCTTGCCTGGTTTTTTGCCAATGCTTCTTTCAGTAATGGTAATCCGAGAGATGTTGAATGTCTGAGAGCTGTAAAACAGACGTTAGAAGATCCGTTGAATTCCttatctacatggaattttGACAATGCAACCGAAGGTTTTATCTGCAAGTTTACTGGAATTGAATGCTGGCATCCAGATGAGAATAAGGTGTTAAATGTACGACTTTCGAGCATGGGACTCAAGGGGCAGTTTCCGCGTGATCTTGAAAATTGCTCAGCTCTGACAGGTTTAGATCTTTCCAGCAACAACATCAGTGGAATTATTCCATCTGACATCTCCAGTATAATTAAGTTTGTTACCACTCTTGATCTGTCCTCCAACCATTTATCCGGACAAATCCCAGAAGGTCTTGCAAATTGTTCATTTTTAAACAGTCTTAAGCTGGACAACAACCAACTAACGGGGCATATTCCTCTAGAGATTGGTCTACTTGATCGACTGAAGACATTTAGTGTAAAAAACAATCAGCTGACTGGGCCTGTTCCAGCGTTTATAAATGCTAGTGTTAATGCAGACAGCTATGCAAGTAATCAAGGGCTATGTGGGGGTCCGCTGCCGGCGTGCCAGGGTCCTTCAAAGAAACCACGGACAGGAATTATTGTCGGGGCAGCTGTTGGTGGGGTAACCATTGCAGCTTTAGGGGTTGGTTTTGGAATGTTCTTCTTTATGCGTAGGTTGCCTGGAAAGAAGAAGGAAGATGATCCTGAAGGAAACAAATGGGCAAAGAGCATTAAGGGTGCCAAAGGCACCAAG CTTTCAATGTTTGAGAAATCAGTTTCAAAAATGAGATTAAGTGATTTAATGAAGGCCACCAGCAATTTTAGCAAAAACAACATAATTGGGTCTGGAAGAACGGGTACTATGTACAAGGCATTACTTGAGGATGGAACATCACTCATGGTGAAGAGGTTGCAGGACACTCAGCACTCAGAGAAAGAGTTTGTTTCTGAGATGGCTACTTTAGGAAATATAAAGCACCGCAACTTGGTTCCTCTCCTGGGGTTTTGCATGGCTAAGAAAGAGAGGCTTTTAGTCTACAAGCTTATGCCGAATGGATCCCTCCATGATAAACTGCATTTCCCACATGATGCTGACAAAAAAATGGATTGGCCTTTGAGGCTTAAAATTGCTGTTCGAGCAGCTAAAGGTTTTGCATGGCTCCATCATAATTGCAACCCTCGCATTATTCATCGAAATATAAGCTCCAAATGCATTTTGTTGGATGTTGACTTTGAACCCAAGATATCTGATTTTGGACTTGCTCGGCTTATGAACCCCATTGACACTCATTTGAGTACTTTTGTCAATGGAGAATTTGGTGACTTGGGTTATGTTGCCCCTGAGTATACAAGAACCCTAGTGGCCACTCCAAAGGGGGATGTCTTCAGTTTCGGTGTTGTGCTTCTTGAGTTGGTTACAGGAGAGCTGCCTACCTCTGTGGCAAAGGCACCAGAAAGCTTTAAGGGAAACCTGGTGGAATGGATTTCCAATCTATCAATCAACTCCAAACTTCACGATGCAATTGATCAGTCTTTGGTTGCAAAGGGTTATGATGGTGAGCTTTTCCAGTTTCTCAAAGTTGCCTGTAGCTGTGTACTGCCTGCACCCAAGGAGAGGCCTACAATGTTTGAAGTATACCAGCTTTTAAGGGCCATTGGACAGCGATATAACTTCACCACAGAAGATGACATTTTGGTGCTTTCAGAAAATGGAGATGCAGATCAATTACAGGAGCTTATTGTTGCTCGTGAAGGAATAGAGATGCAATAA